The Scomber scombrus chromosome 19, fScoSco1.1, whole genome shotgun sequence DNA window TCAGTATACTTAAGCTGAATATTTAGTCTTGTGTAGGTTTACATTAGGCTAGATCATTAACACTTGCAGCAGCCTAATTTATTTGCTAAATTACAAACAAGCAATTCCCAGTTTCCTGCAGAAAAAGTAGCCTTCTGCCTTGTTGTAATGTCACCAAACTTAATACTtttggtctctttttatttactaattgcaGCATAATGCCTAGAAAGGAGAgggtaagaaaggaaaaagaaagggagctaCAGCAGGCTGCCCAGGGAagcagctctctgctctcctggataaaagcatccaccagcagcaaggaggaagaggaagatgaagatgaaaggtcagagtcatgttaactgtttagggccttttaaagctcagattttaaagttgaacaGTTCCTCTAATTctattgaaatatcttaaaagctgtccacattttattttaactacacaAAGTGGTTTGTCGGTACTAAATCAGGCATGAAGCTATATTagctaattatattattaagttatttctATGTTACAAGACTTGCAATAATCTTGTATTTACCttaataggctattattaaaacttaaaaaataggctattattaaaactattattattctattctagGCAGCTACAGCAGGAATCAGCTCTACTAGCATGGAAGATGAGGTAGataaatctcacactgctataataaggcagccggcagttccacatgccgcacaaagtgcccttatttttcactgagcacctgccccccaaattgtctgtgcacgccactgagTGTAATACTTCAATTTCTAATAAATCTTAAAGCATAGAAACACAGAGCATGAAACACCAGTTTGACAGGAAGAGATCACATCGCCTCTTGTGTTGCCCATGAtccatttttttgtcattaaaagaTAGGTACAcaatttttcatgtctgtcttaaaCCAATATGCCGGTGTTCATGTATCTTGAAGCCGATTTTGCTTGCTAAAATCATACCTCCTGTCACATACATTGGAAGCATATCATAAAAGGATCTCTAAAGAGCCAGTATGAAAAGCAGAAGTGATCAGAAGTATTTACAGCGAGCAATATCAGTTTAATTATACTCAAGGGCATGTTAACTTATctgttaatatttgtttttttttaatagttatttCACAAGTCTATAAGAGATCACATTTTAAGATATTAgcatgaaaaagacaaaacggCAGCATAATTAACTTAAAACAAGCTTTAATTCAGAAACCTCCAAGTATCCAACGTATCCAagtgacacttttttttccagttgCTGAAGCCATAATATTCCTTCTCATTTGCTATATGCACTATAATTTCTGAAAATAAAGGCAGAGAGCAGACAGTTCCTTTGACCTGCCACAAGCCAACATTTTGAAGGCTTcaccattaaaacaaattacatttaaacaaacacagtagCCTAGTTTGCAGTGTACCAGTCCGTAAACCTCctaaaataatgacaaacaatAAAACCCAGCCATAACCAGCCCAGAAGTTTCATTGTCACCCTTTTGGTAGCTCATTCCAGCAGCGATGAATTAGGTGTTTTCATTAGATTAATAGACCGTGATGGCATTGCTGAGGCACATTAGATTCATATTGTGATGGCTTCTGGAAGATATATATGTTACTCCTGGATTTCTGTCTAGTTGAGTGCTTTGAACTAATGTGAAAGCATGAACACAGATTTTATCATATTGTTTTCTACTCTCAGTAAAACATATTTGCTCATGTATTTGAAGCTGTATTTTggtaatttgtacatttgctgttGATTtaaatcaagcaaaaatgcaCAGAAATAATCCAGAAATTTTATATTTGTTCTAAACACCAAAAACTACTGTTCTTGCAAGTTTTATAAGGCCTTTTTAACTTGAGGCCAAATCTCGATGTGCCTTAAAGCGTgaaatatgatttatatttcCTAGAAACTGATAGAATGATTCTAATTTGTTTTAACTGCATTTTCTATCATGCATTGAGGCAAAAtcagtcaaaaagaaaaaaaagcagggtTGCTTCAACTTCAGACCCACATCACTAATTTGTCTCCATCaaacaataatatattttaagctACTTTTAACGCTCATGCTCATGTGTGTATGAGACTGTTTTGGACACCTGTTGCAAAACCACATGATAAACTGTAACAGGCAACAAGATATTAAGTTAAAACAGTAGATTACAGTACAGATGGGCACAGGTGTCCAGAAAATGTGTATTGGTATGTAATGGTGATTATGGTATGTCATTTGTGGATGTAAAAAGGCATAATCTGCATTTCAGAAAAAGATGTACCCCATCATTCACAGAATTGCAactgaatatttcattttctaaaCTCCTCTATAGCGTCTTCTTAGTTTTTAGCTCTTGACCAAACTCATGCAGATAAAAATCCATGAACATAATGTCAATAACTTTCATAAAGTTGCCTGGGTAATCACTGAAAGCCCCTTTGACCTATTAGTGTTGTTCACAGAGGCCGGAGAAGGGTCAGCTGGTTACAGGCATTTGCTTGGGCGGCACGTTGTCTGGCCCATAGTGTGCTTTGGAAGTAGAGGGAACATTAATGTTGGGGTCTCCATTGTTGGCTGTGTCTATGTGGTTGTTCTTGCTGAGGCTCTTGATGATGTTCAGGTTGGTGCGGGCCGTCTCCATGAAGCTGTTCTCCAGCAGCCAGCCGTCAGACTCAGAGTCGGGGTCTCCTTGCCTCAGCACGTTTTCCAGGGAGGTCTGGAGGTAACGAACCCCCGTCAACACCGACAGctaaaacaagacacacagGCACTAATCACTGACAGGATCACACAACATGAATGCAAACTATATTACAAAAGGTCAAATAAGTTGAGTGATATTATTCCTCCATATGATGTAGTGTATTTTGTATCTGTAATTAATTTGTGACCACCAGTATGTGCATCTTTTTTGACACATATTTGGGAAAATAACATAAAAGTAagttgaggacaacaggagactgttgcatgcatgcatgtatgcaaGTGCTGCATGGATGACCCAGAGATAATATGACAGAGATTACTCAAGGATTAGTATTGCAAGTGAGTGAAGTGAATGTCCATGTAAAGACTGAGGTGACACTGATCATGCTCTCCAGTATTGTCTCTAAAtccttttttaatacagtgggggagaaaagaaaagacaatagCCAATAATTTCTTGTAATTGTTGAAGTAATGCAAACTGTCTACTTTAACTTAAGTATTTAAGGCCTTCTGTTGTCAACAACTTATATTTCCTGACCTCAAACAGCCAGATGATGAGGACTGTGAGGCCAATGGACTGCATGATATGGGTGTAGTACTCCAGCAGTGCCTGGCGACACCCTTTATTCCACAGGTTCAGCTCCTCTGTCTGGTGTTCATAGTTGAAGTGAGCAGAGTTATTAGCTATATGCCGCTGGATGCACGGCCGCGGGGAGTTGATGTTGCAGCAGCTGAAGGGGACGCCATCCATCAGATACTTCCCCTCCACGTTACTCCTCAATCGGctagagagggagaaaaagaaagagtttcAGGGCCTGTCTTTGGTTAGACgtcagtgtttttattctgcACTTTGTACTTACTCCGTCACCTCTTTTTGGGACATATCCAGGTAGCGACTGCTGATCCACTGTATTTGAAACCAGTCTTTATAACCGTTGTTGCCACAGCAGTTGAACTCTATCTGCAACATGTCCACAGTGCGCTTCAGGAAGCATCGTCCTGGTGTGTCCGTGTCCTTATAGAACCTCATGGCCTCAGTCAGCCCCAGGTTTAGAGACTCATCTAGCTCCCCGCGCATGGTGTAACACATCAGAGCCCCCACCAGCACgcagaaagtgaaaaagaaggTAAATATAATGTAGGGCAGCATGATCAACTTCCAGCGTAAGAACTTGGTGGTATCCACGCAGTCGTAGCAGATCTTGCCCCCCAGGAAGTTGATGGCACAAGCCATGAGGCCCACAGCTATCAGCATGTTGGGCACATACTGGATGTCCCTCTCAGCCATCAGCTCCCCCCGCTTGTTGATCTCCACCTTGAGGAACAGCCCCAGGCTGAAGAGTATAGCCCCTGTTACCACTGAGATCCAGTTGAGGATCCACAGCACTTGGGCCAACTTGTCCCTCTTAGTCTTGGTAAACTTCACTCGCAAGACTGCCATcctgtattttctctctctgttttttcttttaagtccAGCAGGGGATTAAAGGTGGGATACAGGTAGAGCAGGGGAGAGGAACCAACTATCCTGTGGGGGATGTGGGGGACCAAGGGGAGGGGTATTGGTTGTGCAGTTCTCTGAAGGTCCTCTCATAAGCAGCTTAGCCAGGTAGTTGTGATCGATATTTTGTAGACGCTGCATTATGGTTATACTGTCAGTGCTGGCAACTACAAACctgacaatatgaaaaaaatacacatcttTACCATACTTGCTGAACAGCACAATCTCTTGCAAAAGAAAACACTATCAAGACAAAATGCAATGAAGTGTCATCAGTTTTTCTACAAGAACAGGAAACAATCAATATCTGATGCAAACTGAGAAACAAGATCAGATCTGTAATTTGGTGTTGAAAGAAACCTACTGAACTTCCTTCAAAATTCAGTGTCTGGCATATGTGTCTGGACagagtaaaagaaaaagcagacaCAATGAAAGTACAAGTCCCCTGTACCTACCTTAACCCGGGAAGTTGGACATCACTCTCCTTCCAATTTTCCTTGGTTTTCTTGCTGACATCCTCAGATTTAGTCCTTAAGGGAGGCAAGTAGTCG harbors:
- the prph2la gene encoding photoreceptor outer segment membrane glycoprotein 2, which gives rise to MAVLRVKFTKTKRDKLAQVLWILNWISVVTGAILFSLGLFLKVEINKRGELMAERDIQYVPNMLIAVGLMACAINFLGGKICYDCVDTTKFLRWKLIMLPYIIFTFFFTFCVLVGALMCYTMRGELDESLNLGLTEAMRFYKDTDTPGRCFLKRTVDMLQIEFNCCGNNGYKDWFQIQWISSRYLDMSQKEVTDRLRSNVEGKYLMDGVPFSCCNINSPRPCIQRHIANNSAHFNYEHQTEELNLWNKGCRQALLEYYTHIMQSIGLTVLIIWLFELSVLTGVRYLQTSLENVLRQGDPDSESDGWLLENSFMETARTNLNIIKSLSKNNHIDTANNGDPNINVPSTSKAHYGPDNVPPKQMPVTS